Genomic DNA from Felis catus isolate Fca126 chromosome E3, F.catus_Fca126_mat1.0, whole genome shotgun sequence:
GAAGCTGAATGAGGCAGGTAGCACATCACAGCTCACAAGGTGGCCTCACGATCTGATACTGTCAccaagacacccccccccccccacacacacacacgtccccACAAGATGATGCCTGGACACTCCATGTAGTCTTCTCACAACACCAAGGCCAGTCTGCCTGGAGGACAAAAGCTACCGTGGCTTCGCTATGAAGCCAGGTGGGGGAACCGCGTGGGGCAGGGAGCCCCGGGACAGCCCGAAGGACAGGAAGGTGCCGCGGGAGTCCTCCGAAGCCTCGGTCCCCGACAGCGGCCCTGGCCCGGAGCGCGGAGACCGGCCGCGCGGTGAGCGCCCAGGGTCGTGCCCTGCGGCTGAGGGACCATCGCCAGGAGGCCGAGAGCGACGATCTCGCCCCAGCCCCGCCGACGCCCAGGCACCGGACAGCTCTTTCCTCTTCTGGCTGGGGGAGAACTACATTTCCCGGCATGCCCGTGCGGCCTGGCTTGCGTCAGCCGGCTGCGACGGAAAAGGCCGCCGGAGAAGGCGGGTCACTTCCGTTGCGCGAGCGGGCCCACGTTCTGTAGTCGTGAGCGGAGGCTCCAACGGCTACCGGTTTCCGGTTTCGCGCTCCGGAAGTGACGCAAACGGGCCGCGCCGCCCCTCCGAGCGCAGAGTCAGGGTCGCGATGAGCCGTGTCTGGCGTGCGCCGGCCACCGGGTGAGCTGCGCGCGGCCTCGGAGGGGCCGAGGGCgggcgcggcgggcgcggcgggcgGGCGCGCTCACGGCTGTCTCTTTTCCAGGGCTGTCCGGGCGCTGAGGTTCGTGCGCGGGGCTTCCCGACACCTGCAGCCGCCGCCGGGTGTCCGGGCTCAGGGCCAGCCCGCGGCCGAGGCTGAGGAAGAGGACGACCCTAACCGTCCCATTCAGTTTTCCTCCAGCAAAGCCAGCCCGTCCCGCTGGAAAGTGCAGCACTCCCTGGGAGGGGAGCAGCAACGGCCCTGGTGGAGGGTGCTGCCCTTCAGCCTCTCGCTCATGGCTCTGGTGGCCTGGTGCTTCTTCAGGCAGGAGACCAGCACGGACCGGTGGTTGAAACAGGTGTTGGGAGAAGAGGAGCCGGAGCCCGGCGATCGTTCTCGGGAGCCTGGAGCTCCGACCGTCCACCAGGCGAGAACGTAGCGGGGTGCCGGCGGGGGCTAGCAGCGAGGAGACAGGCAGCCGCCCTTGGGCTTCTGACATCGCGTTTGACCGTTTCTGCCTTGGTTACGCGCGTCCCCAGAGTGAAGGACTTGGCACAGCTGGCCACACCGACCCGCGTGAGGGCAGAGCAGAGTGTCCACAGAACGGAACCGGCTCTTCGCCTGATACTTGCTGCCCAACGGATACGCCCCCGAGACGTTGCTCTTTCCGACCCGTGGAAAGGGTTTTGGTTGCACTATGTACCGTTGGATTTGGGATGTGTCTTTCTCCAACGCGATCATGTTTCCAAAGCAATTCTGGTGACACTGGCAGTCCAGCGTAACCCAGTCTGCAGGTCGTTTGCTTTCTGAGACAGAATAACTGGGAGAAGAgtgaaactttttgttttttaacctacCGTGCTGTGTAGAAATAGATGTTAGTTTGACAAACTGACAATTTTAATTTGGTGATGTGGAATTAAGACAACCCCCTCCCTTTTTtgcatctcattaaaaaaaaaaaaaggccgggggggggggggtggcgggtgcCTTTTAGTCCTCTCCagttcctttgtttttctgtttttccagaaTAGGAAGTGAGGAAAGAAACCTAAATGTAAATTGTGGGATTTACAAAAGATACCGGAAATAATGAACTTTCTCGGCTTTACAAAGTCTTATTTTTAGCAAGGCAACAACTTTCTGAGAATAAAACTGGGCAGCatttttcgttttttttaaacgttttatttttgagaaaaagccCGTGTTTgtgctggggggagggcagaggggggtggtggggacagaggatccctaacgggctcagtgctgacagcagagagctctgatgtggggctggagctcaggaaccgtaagatcatgacctgagctgaagtcggaggcttaaccggctgagccccccaggcgccctgctagGTATTTCTTTTGACAAATTACAGGCAGGATTTTTGGGGATCGAAATGATCTGCTTTCCAAACACTACTTACTAAGAAActgcttaaggggcgcctgggtggcgcagtcggttaagcgtccgacttcagccaggtcacgatctcccggtccgtgagttcgagccccgcgtcgggctctgggctgatggctcggagcctggagcctgtttccgattctgtgtctccctctctctctgcccctcccccgttcatgctctgtctctctctgtcccaaaaataaataaacattaaaaaaaaaaaaaaaagaaactgcttaattttgaattaaatatgAGGGAAACAAGAGGAAGAGTTTATTCACTACGTTTCTAGTGGAAGGTTTTATTATGTCTGTGGTGCTGAAGTTAACTGGAGGTCTCTTCGATCCGGGTGTTTGCAGACTGGTGGCTGCATGGCAGTGCACCGGCTTCCCGAAGGCTCTCTGCTGCAGGGGTTTCAATGTCGGGCCCGCCCCGGGGAAATTCCGCTTGTGTGGCAGGTGGGATTGATAGAAGGATGTTTATAgatttatatgttaattatttttattttttttttaagtaagctcggTACCCAGTGGGCtggaactcgtgaccctgagatcaagaatccc
This window encodes:
- the CE3H16orf91 gene encoding protein CCSMST1, which encodes MSRVWRAPATGAVRALRFVRGASRHLQPPPGVRAQGQPAAEAEEEDDPNRPIQFSSSKASPSRWKVQHSLGGEQQRPWWRVLPFSLSLMALVAWCFFRQETSTDRWLKQVLGEEEPEPGDRSREPGAPTVHQART